One part of the Candidatus Mancarchaeum acidiphilum genome encodes these proteins:
- a CDS encoding GNAT family N-acetyltransferase, producing MENADNVTLKEATDSDEKGLTRLYRKLYEGDEDQDFFKSKAIPSYFKSGSKVFIARSGNDTIGFVWAIYYEHIKSKGIGIIEELYVDDGYRGRGIGKELVSKAIDYLKKKKVLVVIVTTDPQMEDAQKFYKAVGFKVSREWFYYPLP from the coding sequence ATGGAAAATGCCGATAACGTAACCTTAAAGGAGGCAACTGACAGTGATGAGAAAGGATTGACTCGATTGTATAGAAAGCTATACGAAGGCGATGAAGACCAGGATTTCTTCAAGTCCAAAGCAATACCCAGCTATTTCAAATCAGGAAGCAAGGTGTTCATAGCAAGGTCCGGCAATGATACAATTGGTTTCGTATGGGCCATATATTACGAGCACATAAAGAGCAAAGGTATAGGAATAATAGAGGAGCTTTACGTCGACGATGGCTATAGGGGAAGGGGCATTGGAAAGGAGCTGGTGTCAAAGGCTATAGATTACCTGAAAAAGAAGAAAGTGCTAGTTGTGATCGTAACCACAGATCCCCAGATGGAAGATGCCCAAAAGTTCTATAAAGCGGTGGGATTCAAGGTATCAAGGGAGTGGTTCTATTATCCATTGCCTTAG
- a CDS encoding MFS transporter produces MRKWLTKDVLLISLSAFFADAGYQALIAGFPIFLVLYLKAPVYYLGIAMALAYGIGSVFAYYGGKLSDRHSKKKIAILGNLLIPILSFTGFALFAAEATTIFSAGWWARNFRTPARRAMIGDISSRLDKARVYGFLNALDVGGGVVAVAYLSIGIYLGIALKLIFLATAIPILISSLCLFLVSYKGSPSKGKSKRAISSIKAATKAAKAKAGAYKGVILATGIYGLSFYSLSFPVLTIAQESTDFYGVLSYAVFLLVSAIVGYIVGVFAKRVVRNLAVFGYFLAGIGSLIIGLSYHFGLGIVVSYIGIFVIGIAVGTIETLEPTIVSLAKSKINSGSGMGALTSSRSIGLFVANLALGFLYVIGPLYAYGFAAAMAILAGSVLLALGSNSKI; encoded by the coding sequence ATGCGAAAATGGCTTACCAAGGATGTACTCCTTATATCGTTATCAGCGTTCTTTGCAGATGCAGGATACCAAGCGCTTATCGCCGGGTTTCCCATATTCCTTGTCCTTTACCTAAAGGCACCTGTATATTACTTAGGAATAGCAATGGCGTTGGCCTATGGGATAGGGTCTGTTTTCGCATATTACGGAGGTAAACTTTCCGACAGGCACAGCAAGAAGAAAATAGCAATACTGGGAAATCTGCTGATACCTATATTGTCATTTACTGGATTTGCCTTGTTTGCGGCAGAGGCCACGACTATATTCTCCGCAGGGTGGTGGGCAAGGAACTTCAGGACTCCTGCAAGGAGGGCAATGATAGGAGATATATCAAGCAGGCTCGACAAGGCAAGGGTGTATGGATTCCTGAATGCTCTTGACGTAGGGGGAGGCGTTGTTGCGGTTGCGTATCTTTCTATAGGAATATATCTTGGCATAGCCCTGAAGCTCATATTTCTTGCAACTGCAATACCAATACTGATATCGTCGCTTTGCCTATTCCTTGTAAGCTACAAAGGATCTCCAAGCAAAGGCAAAAGCAAGCGGGCCATTTCATCAATCAAGGCAGCAACAAAGGCGGCTAAGGCAAAGGCGGGAGCCTACAAAGGCGTGATACTTGCAACAGGCATATACGGGTTGAGCTTCTACAGCTTGAGCTTCCCTGTACTCACTATAGCCCAAGAATCAACAGATTTCTACGGGGTTCTTTCATATGCGGTATTTCTGCTGGTATCCGCCATAGTGGGTTATATTGTAGGAGTGTTCGCGAAAAGGGTTGTAAGGAATCTTGCAGTATTTGGATACTTCCTTGCTGGCATAGGATCATTGATAATAGGGCTCTCGTATCATTTTGGCCTTGGGATAGTAGTATCTTACATAGGAATATTTGTAATAGGGATAGCAGTAGGCACAATAGAGACTCTTGAGCCGACGATAGTTTCGCTCGCAAAAAGCAAGATTAATTCGGGAAGCGGGATGGGTGCACTAACTTCGTCAAGGAGCATAGGGCTTTTTGTTGCAAACCTTGCATTGGGATTTCTTTACGTTATAGGCCCTCTTTATGCATATGGGTTTGCGGCTGCGATGGCAATCCTTGCAGGTTCGGTCCTTTTGGCATTAGGATCAAATTCCAAAATCTGA
- a CDS encoding FAD-dependent oxidoreductase, producing MDSYDLVIVGGGPAGLGAALAGAKNGLKTAIIERNPMLGGNWTHSYVVSILGVYTYDGSEKIVGGIVDEIVETLKGFGGTKGKVGNFIPFRPDEMKLAVSHLADKYGISTYFNSLVIGCKLSGNRITSVTVVGKDGTHEVSGKEFVDSSGDADLSYYTASNAMEGKEGEGWHQEATIPFRIANVNEAELINFSKEHPELISAPLIEGKVSKIHINPPLVEKAKKENKLYLPNENTEFLFNTSREGEFICNATHAKIKDYKSGQEVAKAINDLRHQVASDFEFLKKNIAGFENSYLMDSSPGIGMRETRRGIGEYVLKRDDVLNGGRFEDHIARCGHPLEIHDPNKGLVYIHLNKGDSSWYEIPYRSIVQKGIDNLFIIGRCLSAEFDAQASARVSGTALAMGHAAGVAAKMCIRDNTPAKEVNVKELQQTLKEQGAIL from the coding sequence ATGGATTCGTATGATTTGGTAATTGTTGGTGGTGGGCCAGCAGGCCTTGGAGCGGCATTGGCTGGAGCAAAGAATGGATTAAAAACTGCAATAATCGAGAGGAATCCGATGCTTGGTGGCAATTGGACTCATAGCTACGTAGTATCTATTCTTGGAGTTTATACCTATGACGGGTCAGAGAAAATTGTTGGAGGTATCGTTGACGAGATAGTTGAGACCTTAAAAGGGTTTGGTGGAACCAAGGGAAAAGTAGGAAATTTCATCCCTTTCAGGCCGGATGAAATGAAATTGGCAGTGTCTCATTTAGCTGACAAATACGGGATAAGCACGTATTTCAACTCGCTTGTGATTGGATGCAAGTTGTCAGGCAATAGGATAACTTCTGTCACGGTTGTCGGTAAAGATGGCACGCACGAGGTATCAGGCAAAGAATTTGTTGACAGCAGCGGAGACGCGGACCTGTCTTATTATACGGCTTCCAATGCAATGGAGGGCAAGGAAGGGGAGGGATGGCACCAGGAAGCCACCATACCTTTCAGGATTGCAAATGTCAATGAAGCGGAACTAATAAACTTCTCAAAGGAGCATCCTGAACTTATATCCGCTCCATTAATAGAAGGCAAGGTATCAAAGATACATATAAATCCGCCTTTGGTCGAGAAAGCTAAAAAGGAGAACAAACTTTATCTTCCAAACGAGAATACTGAGTTTCTTTTCAACACCAGCAGGGAAGGCGAATTCATATGCAATGCTACACACGCAAAGATAAAGGATTACAAGTCGGGCCAGGAGGTAGCAAAGGCAATAAACGACTTAAGGCACCAGGTGGCATCGGACTTTGAGTTCCTCAAGAAAAATATTGCGGGATTTGAAAACTCATACCTTATGGATTCCTCTCCGGGGATAGGCATGAGAGAGACCCGCAGGGGAATAGGCGAATATGTTCTTAAAAGGGATGACGTGCTGAATGGTGGAAGATTTGAGGACCATATCGCCAGGTGCGGCCATCCTCTTGAGATACACGACCCCAACAAGGGGCTCGTTTACATACACCTTAACAAAGGAGACTCCTCTTGGTATGAGATACCATATAGGTCGATAGTGCAGAAAGGAATCGATAACCTATTTATAATAGGAAGGTGCCTGAGCGCGGAATTCGACGCACAGGCAAGCGCAAGAGTCAGCGGGACGGCACTGGCAATGGGCCACGCGGCAGGAGTTGCCGCAAAGATGTGCATAAGGGACAACACACCTGCAAAGGAAGTGAACGTGAAAGAGCTTCAGCAGACCTTAAAGGAGCAAGGTGCAATACTATAG
- a CDS encoding MFS transporter, giving the protein MNKWTKLLPYWFLLFTIGFGWFILAPLVPVLSTSLGVGTASILLLVSMYGYTMVVLGLLAGWISAKFTVKTAIYVAAALSIIGLIGRSLFLTNYAGFLVFQIIAAAAYPLALAPVGSVADSIYKEHAHSIVGISVGILFFGLAIGAFFASSIAAAISTVGLLWFTAILAIIAAIWVVPGIKNYPTNYKGKSLKGVFKVGMIKNWWVGFSIASMSVMFGGIASTMLLHFHFALGEALTYGGLLGGLAFLGSALGAIILPPIFERYNQIRAGLISTSLLSLISVSLLAYSLGFGPNLGLLVAAFFLFGFFGNAFWSMALTSTTNYVSDPAQSGFATSMYSVITNLGVAFVPVFLGPEFAVDATIAVIVVFVIEFIAFILSPMLKTKNDAESQQPPKAAAAKAAAKA; this is encoded by the coding sequence ATGAATAAGTGGACGAAACTTCTTCCGTATTGGTTTTTGCTGTTTACGATAGGGTTTGGGTGGTTTATACTTGCGCCTCTTGTGCCTGTCTTAAGCACATCGTTAGGCGTAGGGACTGCTTCCATACTTCTATTAGTGAGCATGTATGGTTATACTATGGTAGTGCTCGGCCTTCTCGCCGGGTGGATATCGGCTAAATTCACAGTTAAAACTGCGATATACGTTGCCGCGGCCCTTTCAATAATAGGGTTGATAGGCAGGAGCCTGTTCTTGACAAATTATGCAGGATTCCTTGTATTCCAGATAATAGCTGCAGCCGCATACCCGCTTGCACTTGCCCCTGTTGGAAGCGTTGCTGACTCAATATACAAGGAGCACGCACATTCAATAGTGGGAATCAGCGTGGGTATACTTTTCTTCGGCCTCGCGATAGGCGCATTCTTTGCGTCAAGCATAGCAGCGGCAATAAGTACCGTAGGGCTTCTGTGGTTCACGGCGATACTTGCGATAATAGCCGCAATATGGGTAGTGCCAGGAATAAAGAATTATCCTACAAACTACAAAGGCAAGTCCCTTAAGGGCGTGTTCAAGGTAGGAATGATAAAGAACTGGTGGGTTGGATTCTCTATAGCATCAATGTCAGTTATGTTTGGAGGAATCGCATCAACTATGCTTCTTCACTTCCACTTTGCATTAGGAGAAGCTCTTACATATGGAGGGCTTTTGGGAGGATTGGCATTCTTGGGGTCCGCACTGGGAGCAATAATACTGCCTCCAATATTTGAGAGATATAACCAGATAAGGGCAGGGCTTATTTCAACATCCCTGCTGTCTCTTATATCGGTGTCTCTCCTTGCGTACTCATTGGGATTCGGCCCTAACCTGGGATTGCTGGTAGCTGCATTCTTCCTGTTTGGGTTCTTCGGAAATGCGTTCTGGTCAATGGCACTTACTTCGACAACGAATTATGTGTCGGATCCGGCGCAGTCGGGATTTGCAACATCAATGTATAGCGTCATAACTAACTTGGGTGTTGCATTCGTCCCTGTATTCCTTGGGCCTGAATTTGCTGTCGATGCAACAATAGCTGTCATTGTGGTATTCGTGATAGAATTCATAGCATTCATATTGTCTCCAATGCTGAAGACAAAGAATGATGCAGAAAGCCAGCAGCCTCCAAAGGCTGCAGCAGCCAAGGCAGCAGCAAAGGCTTGA
- a CDS encoding NUDIX hydrolase: MEEQEKGHLGAYTCIFNNSFSEMLLLWRTKETRNGEEIKGWGNIGGSFEPGETALQTCIREAKEEIGVDLNPNKLIPVGTKTSPEGSAHKWAIYFYATSIDEHTKIKLNDESRGYGWFERDELPECTLDSKEELIGWWDLAETSFENG; encoded by the coding sequence ATGGAAGAGCAAGAAAAAGGGCACTTGGGCGCATATACCTGCATATTCAATAACAGCTTTTCGGAAATGCTGCTCCTTTGGCGCACCAAAGAGACAAGGAATGGGGAAGAGATCAAAGGCTGGGGAAATATCGGAGGGTCCTTTGAGCCTGGGGAGACTGCACTGCAAACCTGCATAAGGGAGGCAAAAGAGGAGATTGGAGTGGACTTGAATCCAAATAAGCTGATTCCAGTAGGGACTAAAACTTCACCCGAAGGAAGTGCACATAAATGGGCAATATATTTCTATGCAACCTCGATTGACGAGCATACAAAAATAAAGCTAAACGATGAATCGAGAGGCTATGGATGGTTCGAAAGAGATGAATTGCCGGAATGTACTCTAGATTCAAAGGAAGAATTGATCGGCTGGTGGGATCTTGCCGAAACCTCGTTTGAAAATGGATAA
- a CDS encoding endonuclease/exonuclease/phosphatase family protein: protein MRMISLNLWGGRAFEGLKAFLNKEKGRTDIFCFQETLQYSLGRPDNDSLKAKTMHQPKEFSERENLYADLEGILDGYKGFLTDPYSSGKERLSMFIKDGISASEDANRVVNDVGVTVDNLPYKVGCIMQHASVTFENKTYDICNTHGLWQHSSKEDTPERLQQSENIIKLMSKMGPRRVLAGDFNLLPDTRSIKMLEDSGMRNLIKEYNITDTRGKLYTKKIRHADYTFVSNAVDVKGFRVLPVEASDHLPMALEFN from the coding sequence ATGAGAATGATATCGCTTAACCTTTGGGGTGGAAGGGCCTTTGAAGGCCTTAAGGCATTTCTAAATAAGGAGAAGGGGAGAACAGACATATTCTGCTTTCAGGAGACGCTTCAATACTCATTAGGCAGGCCGGATAATGATTCCCTAAAAGCGAAGACGATGCACCAGCCAAAGGAGTTTTCGGAAAGAGAGAATCTTTATGCGGATCTTGAAGGGATCCTGGACGGCTACAAAGGTTTCCTTACCGATCCATATAGCTCGGGAAAGGAAAGGCTATCGATGTTCATCAAAGATGGGATAAGCGCAAGCGAAGATGCCAATAGGGTAGTAAATGATGTAGGAGTGACGGTGGACAATTTGCCATATAAAGTGGGGTGCATAATGCAGCATGCATCGGTAACGTTTGAAAATAAAACCTATGATATATGCAATACTCATGGCTTGTGGCAGCACAGCAGCAAGGAAGATACGCCGGAGAGGCTTCAGCAATCAGAAAATATCATAAAGCTTATGTCGAAGATGGGTCCAAGACGGGTGCTTGCAGGAGACTTTAATTTGCTGCCTGACACAAGAAGCATAAAGATGCTTGAGGATAGCGGTATGAGGAACCTCATAAAAGAGTACAATATAACAGATACGAGAGGGAAGCTGTACACCAAAAAGATACGCCATGCGGATTACACATTTGTTTCCAATGCGGTTGATGTCAAAGGGTTTAGGGTATTGCCAGTCGAAGCTTCGGATCATCTCCCTATGGCACTTGAGTTCAATTGA
- a CDS encoding prephenate dehydrogenase/arogenate dehydrogenase family protein — protein MDDLNSYRKQIDEADEGIIKLIKKRFDIVKAVGEFKRAQGMPLKDNSREDALKIKWKQMAEENGVDGNLGLSVITDILRFSKEQEMPKNENRLLVIGYGGMGLSIASYFHKHNFSNVYVTGRHVDKMESGIADAGCIPIKDPSAKDFDTIIMATPPESVNSDIVEGILQDAEGKLVMDIFSVKTDAYKKLLDYSKKLNFKYVSVHPLFGPNQLEDIKKIAVITDGVDEKLLADAEGIWSYAGFTTIRTTLDEHEKAMAIVQVLRMLDFVALKNSIGDLKGSLNVDYSKLATVSFEKVEELIDNLSDDNDLIHEIVSSNRYSKQAIEALAKGIESIKSEV, from the coding sequence ATGGATGATCTAAATTCTTACAGGAAGCAGATAGACGAAGCCGACGAAGGGATAATAAAGCTCATAAAAAAGAGGTTTGACATTGTAAAGGCAGTAGGGGAATTCAAGAGAGCGCAAGGAATGCCTTTGAAGGACAACAGCAGGGAAGATGCGCTTAAAATCAAGTGGAAGCAGATGGCGGAAGAAAATGGTGTGGATGGAAATTTAGGATTGAGCGTGATAACCGACATACTTAGATTCTCCAAGGAGCAGGAAATGCCCAAGAACGAGAACCGCTTGCTGGTTATAGGGTACGGTGGCATGGGCCTTTCAATCGCCAGCTATTTCCACAAGCACAATTTCAGCAATGTCTATGTAACCGGAAGGCATGTGGACAAGATGGAAAGCGGCATTGCAGATGCAGGATGCATTCCGATAAAAGATCCCAGTGCCAAAGACTTTGACACGATTATAATGGCAACGCCGCCAGAATCGGTAAACTCCGATATTGTTGAAGGAATATTGCAGGATGCAGAAGGCAAACTGGTGATGGATATATTCTCTGTGAAAACAGATGCGTACAAGAAACTTTTGGATTATTCGAAAAAACTCAATTTCAAATATGTAAGCGTGCATCCTCTTTTTGGACCCAACCAGCTTGAGGATATAAAGAAAATTGCAGTCATCACCGATGGAGTTGACGAAAAGCTTTTGGCGGATGCTGAAGGAATATGGTCCTATGCGGGATTTACAACGATTAGGACAACATTAGACGAGCATGAGAAGGCGATGGCTATAGTCCAGGTATTAAGGATGCTCGACTTCGTAGCTTTGAAGAACAGCATAGGGGATCTCAAGGGAAGCCTGAACGTGGATTACTCAAAGCTCGCAACGGTAAGCTTCGAGAAAGTGGAGGAATTAATAGACAACCTATCAGATGATAACGATTTGATACACGAGATAGTAAGCTCGAACAGATACTCAAAGCAGGCGATTGAGGCATTAGCTAAAGGAATAGAAAGCATAAAATCGGAAGTATAA
- a CDS encoding EamA family transporter has product MYEWLYLVLLSSTFMGISTIIEKYALKEQHASAYSASFSILTFFISLVFLPFAKFNIGIVTVLYIYVNSLLSTAGYLLSARIYKHGNLSISAPVMSSLPMVFIIIISFFALGEKLSLFQYLALAVIIACSYLIIFKDGGKQAFDGRKYIYLLVVVSLIIALGSVLMKYLFMSNLNEFTYIILMELFISLNYMVYMTKKYGGVKEVYSNLTHNFSKIGTISLFTVAYRITYYFSASLMLISVVAPFRNSIYVIITTLAGGIIFKESGLWRRLILVAIMLVAVYYISISVG; this is encoded by the coding sequence ATGTATGAATGGCTTTATCTAGTGCTTTTGTCTTCAACTTTCATGGGCATATCCACAATAATCGAGAAATATGCGTTGAAAGAGCAGCACGCATCGGCATACAGCGCCAGCTTCTCAATATTGACGTTTTTTATATCTCTTGTATTCCTGCCATTCGCTAAATTCAATATAGGAATCGTCACTGTCCTATACATATATGTCAATTCACTGCTTTCAACTGCAGGATACCTGTTATCGGCAAGGATATACAAGCACGGGAATCTTTCAATATCCGCACCTGTGATGAGCTCCCTCCCTATGGTATTCATAATCATAATAAGCTTCTTCGCTCTTGGTGAAAAGCTGTCACTTTTCCAGTACCTTGCGCTTGCTGTAATAATAGCATGCAGCTACCTAATAATATTCAAGGATGGAGGAAAGCAAGCGTTCGATGGGAGAAAATACATATACCTGCTTGTGGTAGTGAGCCTAATAATAGCATTGGGATCGGTCCTGATGAAATACCTGTTCATGTCAAACCTCAACGAATTTACATATATCATATTGATGGAGCTTTTCATATCCCTTAATTACATGGTATACATGACCAAGAAGTACGGAGGGGTAAAAGAGGTATACTCAAATCTGACGCACAACTTCAGCAAGATCGGGACAATATCGCTTTTTACCGTGGCATACCGGATAACCTATTACTTCTCCGCATCACTGATGCTCATAAGCGTGGTGGCACCATTCAGGAATAGCATATATGTGATAATAACAACACTGGCAGGGGGAATAATCTTCAAGGAGTCAGGGCTTTGGAGAAGACTTATTTTGGTTGCAATAATGTTAGTTGCCGTATATTACATATCGATATCCGTGGGATGA
- a CDS encoding DsrE family protein, which translates to MKILLTVDSEEKIAMSIMAVQHLSEMDDTEEVEVVYLNGGIAAVVEKNRIKPLLENKKVKVVACGTSMKARNISEDELAEGVIYVPASLKEVIAKKHENYEYLVL; encoded by the coding sequence ATGAAAATCTTATTGACTGTAGATTCTGAAGAGAAAATTGCGATGTCTATAATGGCAGTGCAGCATCTTTCCGAGATGGATGATACGGAAGAAGTTGAAGTGGTGTACTTGAATGGTGGCATAGCTGCAGTTGTAGAAAAGAACAGGATAAAACCTCTGCTCGAAAATAAAAAAGTAAAGGTAGTTGCATGCGGCACATCGATGAAAGCCCGCAACATAAGCGAGGATGAACTTGCAGAAGGTGTAATATACGTGCCTGCCAGCTTGAAAGAGGTAATAGCGAAAAAGCACGAAAATTACGAGTACCTTGTACTGTGA
- a CDS encoding Lrp/AsnC family transcriptional regulator, translated as MVDVPEKVQEAFDELKNIYGNDLEIKSVNDKFCVFRINVNDASEQADCYMGYITANGIVILEDSKQASASSEGTNIKERRSKAKNAVVWNSIGEDDINLLKALSMNSRLSFKRLSEITGISIHALEYRIERLERLLGIKYTLELNMNNLGFSEYMILAKFTGNKLNLKDIKGVLKKNLRVQLALATNGIYDLVIFCVAENNNIIADVLDDVRNSEYLKYLEAEWYITPISSDYGFIPLRQEFFDALKEKIWQRKKKDEHPNSSSLMYREYVLLRELTEDSRNSFSFIDKKYNLPAGSAKKAYKDLTNEEGKNVIVRSTLTISIPEKKYDGIIIANLTNKGKLAETKNKHRNYIIGEPNKIVNKFSYICDMETPDGIFYLFPVLEDGNREKIESELSQTIGGVKFNSLMVEKIISGSIDYRKFDNLYSRQYINLVKDKSIKVRERIIYN; from the coding sequence ATGGTGGATGTTCCAGAAAAAGTTCAAGAAGCATTTGATGAACTAAAAAACATATACGGAAATGACTTGGAGATTAAATCGGTAAATGATAAATTCTGTGTTTTCCGCATCAATGTAAATGATGCGTCCGAGCAAGCAGATTGTTATATGGGATATATAACTGCAAATGGAATAGTTATACTTGAAGATTCTAAGCAGGCATCGGCTAGTTCTGAAGGAACCAATATTAAGGAAAGGAGATCAAAAGCAAAAAATGCGGTTGTATGGAACAGCATAGGAGAAGATGACATAAACCTGCTTAAGGCCTTGAGCATGAACTCAAGGCTTTCCTTTAAAAGATTATCAGAGATAACAGGAATATCGATCCATGCACTTGAATACAGGATAGAGAGGCTTGAAAGACTGCTTGGGATAAAGTATACGCTTGAATTAAACATGAACAACCTTGGATTCTCCGAATATATGATTCTTGCAAAGTTCACAGGCAATAAGCTTAACCTTAAAGATATAAAAGGAGTTTTAAAGAAAAACCTAAGGGTCCAGCTTGCACTTGCAACTAATGGAATATACGATTTGGTAATTTTCTGTGTTGCGGAAAACAACAACATAATTGCAGATGTTCTGGATGATGTAAGGAATTCAGAATATTTGAAATACTTAGAAGCAGAATGGTATATAACACCTATCTCTAGTGACTATGGTTTTATACCTTTAAGGCAGGAATTCTTTGATGCACTCAAAGAAAAAATCTGGCAGAGGAAAAAGAAGGACGAACACCCAAACTCATCAAGTTTAATGTACAGGGAGTATGTACTTCTTCGTGAACTGACTGAAGATAGCAGAAATAGTTTCTCTTTTATAGATAAAAAATATAACCTTCCAGCAGGAAGCGCCAAGAAAGCGTACAAAGATCTTACAAATGAAGAAGGAAAGAATGTAATAGTAAGGTCAACATTAACAATAAGCATACCTGAGAAGAAATATGATGGTATAATAATTGCAAATCTAACAAATAAAGGAAAACTTGCAGAAACTAAAAATAAACATCGTAATTATATAATAGGTGAGCCCAATAAAATTGTTAATAAATTTTCTTATATCTGCGATATGGAAACACCTGATGGGATATTTTATCTTTTCCCTGTACTAGAAGATGGGAATAGAGAGAAAATAGAAAGTGAACTTTCACAAACGATAGGCGGGGTAAAATTCAATTCTCTAATGGTAGAGAAGATTATATCTGGAAGTATAGATTATAGGAAGTTTGATAACCTGTATAGTAGACAGTATATCAATTTAGTAAAAGATAAATCTATAAAGGTCAGAGAAAGGATTATTTATAATTGA
- a CDS encoding RNA-guided endonuclease InsQ/TnpB family protein translates to MKTAYKYRAYPSKEQKGTLNRQMYLSKELYNLLLEKSKSYYNETGKTLTEFRMNVWITKLKKEKPEFAEIHSQVLQNISKRVSDAYKHFFLRCKEKKQGKKVKAGFPRYKKFVSSLTYPQTNGFKIEKKKVELSKIGRINFVNHRNIEGGIKTLNIKKTKSQEWYITIAVEKEDKPFISNGKPKVGIDLGIMQYAALSENTILQNAKITKHQRKHSRVLQQNISRKEKGSSNRRKAVTRFARYSEHISRIRLDCIHKLSNELVNSYSFIAYEDLEINNMVKNHRYAKSISESSWGNFTQLLQYKAESAGCVAMKVNPQYTSMTCSKCGNVQSMSISQRIFVCEKCGMSMDRDVNAAQNILKRALDSISPTTEGHSGSQACRDDIRTSAGKAVAYEAGTIRVAS, encoded by the coding sequence ATGAAAACGGCATACAAATATCGTGCATATCCTTCAAAGGAACAGAAGGGAACTCTGAATAGACAGATGTATCTTTCAAAGGAACTATACAACCTGCTTCTTGAAAAGTCAAAGTCATACTATAATGAGACAGGAAAAACCTTAACGGAATTCAGGATGAACGTTTGGATAACCAAATTAAAGAAGGAAAAACCGGAATTTGCGGAAATCCATTCTCAGGTGCTTCAGAATATCTCAAAAAGGGTGTCAGATGCATACAAACATTTTTTCTTGAGGTGCAAGGAGAAGAAGCAAGGAAAGAAGGTAAAGGCGGGATTTCCAAGATACAAGAAGTTCGTATCATCTTTGACATATCCTCAAACCAATGGCTTCAAGATAGAGAAGAAGAAGGTTGAACTTTCAAAAATAGGGAGGATAAATTTCGTGAACCACAGAAATATTGAAGGAGGAATAAAAACATTAAATATAAAGAAGACAAAATCACAGGAATGGTACATCACGATTGCTGTTGAAAAGGAGGACAAGCCATTCATTTCAAACGGTAAACCGAAGGTTGGTATTGATTTAGGAATAATGCAATATGCCGCGCTTTCGGAAAATACAATACTCCAAAACGCAAAGATAACAAAACACCAGAGGAAACATTCAAGAGTCCTTCAACAAAACATATCGAGGAAAGAGAAGGGATCATCCAACAGAAGAAAGGCAGTGACAAGATTTGCAAGATACTCAGAGCATATTTCAAGGATAAGATTGGATTGCATACACAAGCTTTCAAATGAATTGGTGAATTCTTATTCATTCATTGCATACGAAGATTTAGAGATAAACAATATGGTGAAGAACCACAGATACGCAAAATCGATAAGTGAATCTTCTTGGGGAAATTTCACACAATTGCTGCAATACAAGGCTGAAAGCGCTGGTTGCGTGGCAATGAAAGTGAATCCTCAATACACATCAATGACATGCAGCAAATGTGGCAATGTGCAAAGCATGTCAATATCCCAAAGGATATTCGTCTGCGAAAAGTGCGGGATGTCAATGGACAGGGATGTGAATGCGGCACAGAATATACTAAAGAGAGCTTTGGACTCCATCAGTCCAACTACCGAAGGGCATTCGGGAAGTCAAGCCTGCAGAGACGACATAAGAACTTCCGCAGGGAAGGCAGTTGCCTATGAAGCAGGAACTATACGGGTGGCATCATGA